The Martelella endophytica genome contains the following window.
ATCCGCCTCACCTATCTCGGCGTCTCGTCCGTGCCGAAGCCGCTACTTGAGGCCGCCGATGCCTTCGGCGGCACGGCCTGGCAGAAGCTCACCAAGGTGGAGCTGCATCATGCGCTGCCGCAGATCATGGCCGGGCTCAACCAGACGATCATGCTGTCGCTGTCGATGGTGGTCGTTGCCGCTCTCGTCGGCGCCGATGGTCTCGGCGTGCCGGTGGTGCGGGCGCTGAACCAGGTCAACCCGGCGCTCGGCTTCGAAAGTGGTTTCGTGATCGTCGTACTTGCGATCATCCTCGATCGTGTTCTCAAGATCGGGAGGAACCGCTGATGGCCAATGCTGTGATATTCGAAGACGTCAACATTGTTTTCGGCGACAGGCCGATGAGCGCCTTGCCGCTGATGGATGCGGGCGAAAACCGCTCCGAGATCCAGGAAAAAACCGGCCAGGTGCTCGGCGTCCACAATTGCTCGCTGACAGTGGAGGAAGGCGAGCTTCTGGTGCTGATGGGGCTTTCCGGCTCCGGCAAGTCGACCCTGCTCAGGGCCGTCAACCGGCTGAACCCCGTCTGCCGCGGCCGCGTGCTGGTCAATGACGGCAACGAGATGATCGATGTCACCGGCGCCGACAAGAAGACGTTGCGCCATATCCGCCTGTCGCGGGTGTCGATGGTGTTCCAGCAGTTCGGGCTTCTGCCCTGGCGCACGGTGCGTGACAATGTCGCCCTCGGCCTTGAATTCGCCGGGCTCTCCCGTGACGAACGAACCAAGAAGGCCACGGCCCAGCTCGAGCTGGTCGGCCTCAAGGACTGGGGCGACAAGCTGGTCGGCGAATTGTCCGGCGGCATGCAGCAGCGCGTCGGTCTTGCCCGTGCCTTTGCCACGGAAGCGCCGATCCTGCTGATGGACGAGCCGTTCTCCGCGCTTGACCCGCTGATCCGCACCCGGCTGCAGGACGAACTGATCGAACTGCAGAAGAACCTGAAGCGTACCATCATCTTCGTCAGCCACGATCTCGACGAAGCCTTCAAGATCGGCGACCGGATCGCGATCATGGAGGGCGGACGCATCGTTCAGTGCGGTACGCCCTCGCAGATCGTGCGCAAGCCGGCCGATGCCTATGTCGCCGATTTCGTCGCAAATGTGAATCCGCTCGGCGTGTTGCGTGCGGCCGATGTGATGGGTGAGGCTCCGGCGCCCGCCGATGCGCCGACCGTCAACATCCACACCAAGCTTGCCGACATGATGGAAGCGCTCGGAAACGGTGCCGTGCTCGGTGTGCTGGACGATGCCGGCAAGCCGGCGGGCAGCATCCGGCCTTCGGATGTGGTGACCGCGCTCAATCCGGCAAACGGCCTGAACTGAAGCCATCGTCGAGACAAAAAGAAAACGCCTTCGCGCTCTCCAGTGGGCAGCGAAGGCGTTCTTGTATCAAGGCCTCGGAAATGGGGTTACCGCGGCATCAGGAAGAATTCCAGTACGCCGGTGCGGATCGCGCGACGCCGCACCTTGTTGCGGAAGGGCAGCGAGGCGACGTTGCCGATCAGGCGACAGACCCTGTAGGGCCCGTAGAAGCGCTCGATCTTCTCGCGTTCTGGGTCGTGTTCCGGAATGGTTACGCTTGCATCCACATGCTTGCGGTAAAGGCCGAGCCACTCATTATGCGTGTAGCAGGTCATGAACGAGTTCGGATGCACCTTCATCAGGAAGGTCGGCTTTGACGGCATCAGGTTGAACTGATCGAAGGTCAGGAACACGAAGTTGGAGGCGAAGTAACGCTCTGTCTCGAGGATCGCCGCCATGTTGTCGTCGTTGTAGTATTCGCAGGGCACCTTGCGGCCCATGCGTCTCAAGGCGTTGACGAAGATATACTGCTCCGGCGTGTAGCGGTTGTAGCGCCGGTCGTCCGTGTCCCAGTAGGCTTCCTCTTCGGTCATTAGCGGAACGTCGAAGAGCGCCTTCAGATCGTCGGTCGGCCCGAAGAAGGCAAGATCGGACGGGTGGAACGGAAAGCGCGTGCGCGACCGCGGATTGCGCGAGAAATAGCAGCAGGCCAGCAGCTTTTCGGAGAATACCGAATAGGCCGGGTCGGCATCCGGATAGGCGCCGACGAAATTCAGGAAGTTCGAGCCCGTGAGGCGAAAGTCGGTGCGCATGCGCATCGCATAGCGGGTGCCGGCCTTGGCAAGGCCGGCTGCGGTGCCGACGATCTGTCGGTTGACATTGTTGACCTTTTCGCCGGGCCGGTCGGAATAGAAGAAGTAGCCGGGATCCTCCGAAAGCACGAGGTCGTCGAAATCAAGTCCATCGACATCCGTGCCGGACCAGGTGGAAAGGATGATCGTCGAACCCGGGAAAAACCGTCGGATGCCCGCAAAGCTTTCGCGCAGCGTCGCCTTGTCGGCGGCGCCCTGAAACACGAATGTGATGTCTTTCGGATCAATCATCTTTCATTCCACTTCACCAACAGGCCTTCCGCATCGAAGAGCCGTTTTGCAGGAGCCCGCCAAACCCCTCATGTCGTTATACAGGTATTCTTCAGCAAACTAAACCAAAGATTGCATCTTCTGCAGCCACTTGCCTGTCTGGCGGATTGTCACGCCCGCAAGGTGCCCGGATATTTGTCGTTCGTGGCGCCCGGTAGCTTGACCACCACATTGACGGTCTCGTCTTCCAGACATTCGAAATCGGTCGCCTCACCAGGCTCCATCACGACGATGTCGCCGGCGCCGTAGTCCTTCCCGTTCATCCGCACCCGGCCGGACACGATCACGGTGTATTCGGTCGCGATCCGGTGGAAGTGCATATCCTCCCGATCGCCCTTGCGGTAATGCTTCACCGCCACTTCGACATCCTCGGTCCGACAAAGAGACGGATCGAAATTGCCGATGAACCAGCCCTTGACCATGTCTTCCAGTTGCGCTGTCTTCAATGCAGCCAGGCCTCCCTATGTTCCTGCAGCTGGTTGATATATTGCGCGAGCTGCATTTCCGTCTTCAGCGGGTGGAACTTGTCGTTCTCGATGAACTGGATGCCGACCGTGCCATGGCGCAGGATCATCTCGTTCACTGTCTGGCTGAGATAGAAGGCATTGTTGATCTTGCGATCCTTGCGCACGACGCTCTGGGCGCACTGGACGAATTCGTGGCCGCTGCGGAAATAATAGAAGCTCGCCAGCGCATGCTTGCTCACCGGCCGCTTCTCCGCGACCTCGCGCACCGCGCCGTTCTCGTCGAGAAGGGCGAAAGAGTAGCGCGGATGCACCGAACGGAAGGAGACCACGCCCGCATCCTGTCCGGCATCGCGAAAACCCTTCACGAGGGTGGCAAAGTCGGCGTCGATGAGCTCGTCGGCGGCGACCAGCACCACCTCTTCCTGCTTGTCCACATGTTCGGCGGCGAGCAGTGCCGTGCAGACCGAGCCGGCGGTAGGCCCGGCCACCTCGACGCAGATCGCGTTTTCGGCGCTCTGGGAGATGACATCGTCGACATTGAACTTGCGGATATCTGCGGCGCGCACGCAAAAGAGGATCTGGCTCGGCTCAAGCCTCTGCAGGCTCCTGATCTGCCGCTCCAGGATCAGCTCCTCGTTGAACTCGGTCATGTAGAGCGGATAGCGCTCGCCCTTGATGTCGAGATTGTCGCCACCCATGAGAACGATGATCTTCATGCCGCAGACCCCACGGAGCGCGCCGCCGCGTCGATTTCGGCAATCCGGCGCTTGATGTTCTCGTAGTTGACGTCATCGACTTCGCGCACGGCGAGCAGATGGGCGCCGGAGCCGATTGCGGCCTGGATGCCGTTCGGATTGTCCTCGACGACGAGGCATTCCTTCGGCTTCAGGCCGAGCCTCTCTATGGCCTTGGCGTAGATTTCCGGATCCGGCTTCGGTGCCTTGACGTCCTGGTTGGACAGCATGAAATCGAGGTACGGCGTCAGGCTGGCCTTGTCCATCATCAGCGTCACCGTCTCGCGCATCGAATTGGAGGCGACTGCGAGGCTGTAGCCGTCCTGCTTCAGCCGCGACAGCGCATACTCATGATCGAAGCGCGGCCGGCAACGTTCGTAGATGATCTCCATCGTGTATTTCTGCTTCATCTCGTTGATGAAGCCATGCAGATAGGCCGGGAGATTCTTCTCGATGCTGAGGCGCTTCAGCTTGGTGCGCGTCGGCAGCCCGTCATAAACGGTCGTGTGCTCGTAGCGCTCGATCGTGTAGCCGAACAGGCCGAGCGCCCGGTTGAGCGCATCGTAGTGCCAGTCCTTGGCCTCGATCAGAACCCCGTCCATGTCAAAGATGACTGCCTTGATTGCCATCATCCCGCCTCCCCGAAATAGGTCGCGGCCCGTTGCGGCACATCCGTGCACAGCATGAGCGCCGGGCTAGAGAGTCTTTTGGCCAATTTTATGATCGACCATTGTTGTTCGACATCGCGCTTGTGAAGATCGGCAGAGACGACGCAGACCCGCTTGCCCTCATCGATGAGGCCGTCGATCAGGCCCGGGCCGAACCAGTCGGAACGGAAACAGTCGAGCCAGACGCCCTGACAGTCGGCGAGAAGCGGGGGATTGGGCTGGATGTCGGAAAGGCCGGTAAACGCTGTCATGCCGTCGGCAATCTGCCGCACGAGGTCGGGCACGGACATGTCGAACACGAAATAATTCGTGTGCCCGTAAGCTGCCAGAATGTCCTTGACCCTTGCACTCAAGCCATCCGCCTTGATGTTCAGCGCGAGCGTCAGATTGCGCCCGGCCATGATTTCAAGAACGTGCGAAAACGCGATCTCGTTCCCGCTTGGCATGTCGTGAGCGATGACGATCTCGCCATTGTGGTCGCGCAGGTCCGTCTCGGTGCCGAAGCCGAGGTCGAAGGAGCGCCGGAAGGCGATCTCTGCGTTTTTCTCCTCCGGCGTTTCCCACAATCCGCGGTGCGACAGGATTTCCATCAGCGCACCCTTTCCGAAACCGGATGCTTCAGGAAAAATTCGAGATCGTAGGGAATGCCGAGGCCATACATGCCGTCATATTCCCGGCCGATCGAATAATGCCCGATCCTTCGTCCCTCTGCGATCAGCTGGTTATAGACCGGACAGATGTAAAATTCGCCGTTCACCCGGATGTCGTCGGCGATCATCTGCTTGGCCGCCCGCACCAGGTCGCTGCCCTTGCGGAAATTGAACAGGCCGACGGCGGCATCGTTGGAGATCACCCGCTTTTCCGCGGTCTCGACAATGCGCCCGTCCTCCTCGCGCACGAATGACCACTTGGGGTCATCCGCCTTCATCGTCATGATCAGGCCGTCATAGCCGCCACGCTCCATAAAGGCGAGATAATCGTTGATGTCGGCATCGATATACTGGTCGGAATTGGCAGTCATCACCGGATCGTCGTTGTCGATCAGGCCTTCCGCCAGAAGCACGGTCGATGCCTGGCCCTCGGTGACGTGATCAATGCCGATGATCTCGACATCGCTGGCGAGCGCCGACAGCTTCTCCTTTAATCCGTAATCGCGGATATGCGCATTCTGGCAGATGAAGATGAAGCGGTGCGGAACCTCAGGCGTCAGGTTCTCGACCACGACCTGGATCATCGGCTTGCCGTGGACGTCAATCAGCGGCTTCGGATCGGTGTAGCCTGCGTCTGCAAACCGGCTGCCCCTACCGGCCATCGGAACAACAATATTCAGCACGTCCCCTCACTTACATGGCTTTCAATTTCGCCAGTAATATTTAAACCAATTGCGTCGCCTGAAACAGGCTAAACGTATACGCGCATTCACTAATACTTGCCCGCCTCAGAATTTAGTGAACGCTTTCCTGTCTTAACCCCACCCCGCTTTCGCATCAATACGGCGATCGGCGAATGCCGGCCTTTTCCTGCCATGGCACAAAAAAGGTCCGGCGGCGGATTGACGTGTCGGGCGCCGTAGCCTAAAACCAATTCATAATTGGAACGTGCCAAATTTGGGAGGAGATGGCATGAAGTGGGGTCTCATCGGCGCCAGCACGATCGCGTCCGCCCATATGATCGGGGCCATCCGGGCGCAAACCGGCAACACGGTCGAGGCCGTGCTGTCGTCGGACGCGACACGCGCCCGGGAGTTCGCTGCACGGCATGACATCCCGCACGCCGATACCGACCTCGCGGTCCTTCTTGGGCGTTCGCAGATCGACGCCGTCTACATCTCCACCACCAATGAAAAGCATTTCGCCCAGGCGATGGCGGCCATTGCAGCGGGCAAGCATGTTCTCTGCGAAAAGCCGCTGGCGATGACCGTTGCCGATGCCCGCACCATGGTGGAAGCAGCGCGTGCGGCCGGCCTGGTCTTCGCCACCAATCATCACCTGCGCTGTTCCGGCGCCCATCGGGCCGCCAAGGCGGCAATCGCCGAGGGACGGATCGGTGATGTGCTTTCCATGCGGGTCTTCCACGCCGTGATGCTGCCGGAAAAGCTGCGCGGCTGGCGCATCGACAATCCGGCGGCTGGCGGCGGCGTCATCCCCGACATCACCGTGCACGACGCCGATACGGTGCGCTTCTACCTTGACGAGGATCCGCAGCGGGTGGTGGCGCAGGCCCTCACTTCGGGGCTTGGCAAGGGCGTCGAAGACAGCGTCATGTCGGTCTGGACCATGCCGTCGGGCATCATGGTGCAGAGCCATGAGAGTTTCACCCATCCCTTCGCTGGGTCCGGCCTCGAAATCCACGGGAGCAAGGGTTCGATCTTCGCCCGCAATGTGATGACGCAGCTTCCGACCGGCCGGGTGACGCTGGTGACGGCCGAGGGCGAGCGTGACCTCGCCTATGACAGCTACGATCTTTACGAATTCGCGCTGGCGGAGTTCAACCGCGCTGTCGCCGGCCATGGCAGACCCGCGGCCGACGGCATCGACGGGGTGAAGTCGCTCGCCGTTGCCATGGCTGTGCGCGAGGCGGCGCTCTCCGGTCGCGCCGTCGATGCCGACTATGGAGGCTATTGATCATGGCCGGCAAGATCGTCACCGCCGAAGCCGCTGTCAGCCACATCGCCGATGGCGCCGTGGTGTCCGTTTCCTCCTCCTCCGGGCTCGGTTGCCCGGACAAGGTGCTGGAAGCGCTGGGCGCCCGGTTTGCGGCGACCGGCCATCCGCGCCGGCTGACCACCATTCATCCTATCGCCGCTGGCGACATGTACGGCATCAAGGGCATTGACCACATTGCCCGCGACGGTCTGCTCGATACCGTGATCGCCGGCTCCTATCCGAGTGGCGCCTCGTCGCTGCCGATGCCGGATATCTGGAAGATGATCGTCGAGGATCGGGTCACCGCCTATAACGTGCCGTCCGGCATCCTGTTCGACATGACCCGCGATGTCGCCGCCAGACGCCCCGGCGTGCTGACCAAGGTCGGCCTCGACACATTCGTGGATCCTGAGCGCCAGGGCTGCGCGATGAATGACCGCGCCGCAACCCGACCCATCGTCAAGCGGGTCGAATTTTCCGGCGACACCTGGCTTCACTTCGAAAATTTTGCCCCCGACGTCACCATCCTGCGCGCCACCACGGCCGATGAACACGGCAACCTCACCTATGAGCACGAGGGCGCCTATCTCGGCGGGCTCGACCAGGCGATCGCGGCCCGCAACAATCGCGGCATCGTCATCGCGCAGGTGAAGCGGGTGACCGCCGGCGGCACGCTCCGGCCCCACGATGTGCGCGTTCCCGGCCATCTGGTCGATTTCGTCGTCGTCGACCCCGGCCAGTACCAGACCACCGAAACGCTCTACGATCCGGCGATTTCCGGCGAGGTCATCCATCCGATGGAGGATTTCGAGCTTGCCGAACATGGCGTCGAGAAGATCATCGCGCGGCGCGTCGCAATGGAGCTTTCCGCCGGCCAGACGGCCAATCTCGGCTTTGGCATCTGCGCGCTCGTTCCGCGCATCCTGCTGGAGGAGGGCCATGCCGGCAAGGTGACGTGGGCGATCGAGCAGGGTGCGGTCGGCGGCATGCCGCTCACCGGCTTCGCCTTCGGCTGCGCCTCCAACGCCGACGCCTATATGCCGTCACCGAACCAGTTCACCTATTTCCAGGGCGGGGGCTTCGACGTCACCTTCCTGTCCTTCCTCGAGGTGGACCGTCAGGGCAATGTCAATGTGTCGAAGCTCGGCAAGAAGCCCTATCTCACCGCCGGTTGCGGCGGTTTCGTCGACATCACCGCCAATGCCAGGAAAATCGTGTTTGCCGGGCTTTTCGAAGCGGCCGCCTCGCTGGTCCTCTCCCCGCAGGGCCTGACCGTCGAAAAGCCCGGCAAGTTCTCCAAGATGGTCGATGAAGTCGAGCACGTCACCTTTTCCGGCCGCCGGGCGAAAGAGACCGGGCAGGATGTGCTCTACGTCACCGAACGCTGCGTCATGCGCATCGGCGAAAACGGCCTCGTCGCCACCGAGATCATGCCCGGCATCGAGCCGGAACGCGACATCGTCGCCGCATCGGGTGGGCGGGTGCGCGTGGCGGAGAATGCGACGGACATGCCGCTGTCGCTGCTGTCGGAGAAGCCGATGGGGCTGGTGATATGACGATCGCGGCAAGGAAGGCGTCCGCCGGGAAAACGAGGGCAAGCCACTCCGAAACAATCTCCCCCCTCGAGGGGGGAGATTGTTGGGTGGTCACGGCAAGTGTTGGAGAAACAAGCCGGGAGCCCACCGCATGAGCGCACTTCATCTCATCCGTCACGACGCCATTGCCGAGCTGCGTCTCGACAATCCTCAAAAGCTCAACGCCTTCACGCCGGACATGCTCGCCGCACTTGAGGCGCATCTCGGAACCATTGATGCCGATCCCGTTATTCGCTTTGTCATCCTGACTGCGGAGGGCGAGCGGGCGTTTTGCGCAGGGGCCGATATCAATGCCTGGGGCGACCTGTCGCCATCGGAATTCGCACGCCTGTGGGTGCGCGACGGGCATCGCCGTTTCGACCGGCTCGCGCGGCTCTCCAAGCCGACCATCGCCGCGCTTTCCGGCCATGCCTTCGGCGGCGGGCTGGAGCTCGCGGCCGCCTGCGACATCCGCGTCATGGCACCGGGTGCAACGATATCCCTGCCCGAACCGAAGGTTGGCATCGTGCCGGGCTGGTCGGGTACGCAGCGTCTCGGTCGGCTTCTGCCGGAGCCGGTGCTGAAGGAAATGGTGCTGTTCGGCCGCAGGCTGGATGCGGCGCGCGCTGTCGCGCTCGGCTTCACGGCCGAAATCGCCGATGATGCCCGCGCCCGCGCCTTCGAGATCGCGACGGAGGCCCTCGGCGCATCGCCGCGCGCCACCGAGATCGCCAAATACATGATCCATGCCGGCGCCGGCGAGGATGTTGCGGCGATGATCGATACGCTCGGTAGCGGCATGAGCGCTGCCACAGAAGACAAGGCCGAGGGCGTTGCCGCCTTCCGCGAAAAACGCAAACCCGATTTCAGGGGCCAGTGAAAGGGCAGATGCCATGACCACCATCATCCCCGCCGTCAACCGACCGCAACAGGCCGTTTTCGAAGCCCGGCACCTGATCGATGGCACATGGCGGACCTCTGCCGATGAGGCGACCTTTGACCGGCTGTCGCCCGCCCATGCCGACCTTGTAACCACCGCCGCGAAGGGCGGTGTCGCCGAGACCGAAGCCGCGATTGCCGCGGCCCGCAAGGCCTTTGACGACGGCCGCTGGTCGCGCCTGTCCGGCAAGGACCGCGCCACCGTACTGCTGAAGGTCGCCGACCTCATCGACCGCGACCGGGCGCGGATCGCCCTTGCCGATACGCTTGAAAGCGGCAAGCCGATTGCCCAGGCGACAAGCGAGATCGAGGGCGCCTCCGACCTCTGGCGCTATGCGGCATCGCTTGCCCGCACGCTTTCGGGCGAAAGCCACAACAGCCTTGGCGATGACATGCTGGGCGTCGTGCTGAAGGAGCCCGTGGGCGTCGCCGCCCTGATCACGCCCTGGAACTTCCCGTTCCTGATCGTCTCGCAGAAGCTGCCTTTCGCGCTCGCGGCCGGCTGCACGGCGGTGATCAAGCCTTCCGAGATGACCCCGTCATCGACCGTCATCCTCGGCGAATTGCTGATCGAGGCCGGCATTCCCGACGGGGTCGTCAACATCGTGCTCGGCTACGGCGACCCGGTCGGCACGACCCTTTGCGAAAGCGCCGATGTCGACATGGTGTCCTTCACCGGCTCCACCGCCGTCGGCAAGGCGATCGTGAGTGCCGGCGCCGGCACGCTGAAGAAGGTGTCGCTGGAACTCGGCGGCAAGAACCCGCAGGTGGTGTTTCCCGATTGCGATCTCGATGACGCGGCCGATGCCATCGTCTTCGGCGTCTATTTCAACGCCGGCGAATGTTGCAATTCCGGCTCCCGCATTATCGTCCACGAGGATGTCGCAGACGCCCTTTCGGAGAAGATCGTGGCGCTGTCGGAAAAGGTCGCCTTCGGCGATCCGCTCGACCCTCAGACGAAAGTCGGAGCCATCATTTCCGACACCCATTTCGCAAAGATCGACGGCTATGTTTCCGCCGCGCGCGAGGCCGGTGCGGAGGTTCGCCTCGGTGGCGAGGCGTTGCAGGTGCCGGGGTTGTCAGGCCGATTTTACGCGCCTACAGTTGTGACAAATGTCAATTCCGGGATGGCGATCGCACGGGAGGAGGTCTTCGGACCAGTGCTGTCGGTGCTGACATTTAAAACGATTGAGGAGGCAATCGATCTGGCCAATGACGCAGCCTACGGCTTGTCGGCGGGTGTGTGGAGCGATGACATCCACACTTGCCTTGCCTTTGCCCGCCGCGTGCAGGCCGGAACCGTGTGGACCAATACCTGGATGGATGGATTTTCCGAGCTGCCGTTCGGCGGCGTCAAGCAGTCCGGTCTCGGCCGCGAGCTTGGCCGCTACGGGCTCGAGGAATACCTGGAGGTGAAGACCGTGACGATGCGCATCGGGCGCTCGCGCGCACCCTGGGTCGCATGAAGCCTTCCCCAAGGGGAGGCTGAGGAGGAATTCCGGCCGGACATCGAGGAGCTTGAGGAGGCTCCGTCCGGCGGAAAAACGCAGACAGGAGGAGATCATGCGTTTGAACTTTGCAAGAAGTGCAGCTTTGATTGCGATCGTCGCGGCTTCGGCCGCAGCCACCCAGGTCAAGGCCGAGGACGTCGAAGTCCTGCACTGGTGGACGGCCGGTGGCGAAGCTGCCGCGCTCAACGTGCTCAAGGAAAACCTGCAGGAACAGGGCATCGGCTGGGAAGACATGCCGGTGGCTGGCGGCGGCGGCGAACAGGCGATGACCGTGCTGCGCGCCCGCGTCACGGCCGGTAACCCGCCGGCAGCCGTGCAGATGCTCGGCTTCGATATCACCGACTGGGCCGCCGAAGGCGCGCTCTCAAACCTGAACGACATCGCGGCGGAGGAAAACTGGGATGAAGTGGTGCCTGAAGCACTGCAGAAATTCTCCAAATATGACGGCAACTGGGTCGCAGCCCCCGTCAACGTCCACTCCACCAACTGGGTCTGGGCCAACAAGTCGATCCTCGATGAACTCGGCATCGAGCAGCCCCAGACCTGGGACGAGCTGATCGCAGCTCTCGACAAGGTCAAGGCCTCCGGCAAGGTCGCGATCGCCCATGGTGGTCAGCCCTGGCAGGACGCGACGATCTTCGATGCCGTGGTGATGGCGACCGGCGGGCCGGAATTCTACCAGGCCTCGATGATCGACCTCGATCCCGAAGCGCTCGGCTCCGACACGATGAAGGAGGTCTTCGACCGTATGACCGTTCTGCGCGGCTATGTCGACGACAACTTCTCCGGTCGCGACTGGAACCTGGCGTCCGCCATGGTCATCAACGACGAGGCCGCCTTCCAGTTCATGGGCGACTGGGCAAAGGGCGAATTCCTCAAGGCCGGGCTGACCCCGGACGAGGATTTCCTGTGCTTCCGCTTCCCCGGCACCCAGGACCAGGTGACCTTCAATTCGGACCAGTTCGCCTTCTTCAACCAGGGCGGCGAACCGACGGCGGAGCAGGTCGCGCTTGCCAAGGCGATCATGTCGCCGGAATTCCAGTCGGCCTTCAACGTCGTCAAGGGCTCGGTGCCGGCGCGCACGGATGTCTCGGACGAGGCCTTCGACGCCTGCGGCAAGAAGGGCATGAAGGATCTGGCGGCGGCAGCCTCCTCCGGTAACCTGTTCGGTTCCATGGCCCACGGCCACGCCAACCCGGCCTCCGTGAAGAACGCCATGTATGACGTGATCACCGCCCAGTTCAACGGCGAATACGATTCCGAAACGGCCACGCAGGAACTGGTCGACGCGGTGTCGATCGCGCAGTGATGGGCTGCGATGGAATCGCATGGGAAGCCGAGCGATTCCATCGTCTGCTGTTCTCCCCTGGCAAGGTCGATGCGAGCGTGAGTGAGGTTGCGGCCTGCGCCAAATATTCTCTCCCGCTTGCGGGAGAGATGCCCCGACAGGGGCAGTGAGGGTGAAACAGCATTTCAAGTCGTGAGGGCGTCCGTTTCGACGGGCTCCCCCCTCACTGTCGCTTTCGCGACATCTCTCCCCTCCGGGGCGAGAAGGTGTGGGGCTTTGCGGCTAGGTCGATCGGAGAGATTGGCAAGCGACACGCCCCTTTGAACAAAACGGCGAGCCCTCATGGCCTCGCCCATCCGGAGGACTGGGATGGCTTCGTCTGCAGCAAGACGAGGGAGCGCGGGCGATGTCCTGCGTGACGCCCTGCCGAAGATCGTGCTCAGCCCGTCGCTGGCGATGGTGCTGATCTTCGTCTACGGCTTCATCGCCTTCACGCTCTACCTCTCGTTCACCGACAGCCGCATCCTGCCGAGCTACGATCTCGTCGGCTGGAAGAACTATATCAACCTGTTCCGGCTCAGGGCCTGGACGATCGCGATCAAGAACGTCGCGATCTTCGGTTCGCTCTATATCATTTTCTGCTGCTTCATCGGGCTGATGCTGGCGATCTTCCTCGACCAGAAGATCCGTGCGGAAGGCTTCATCCGCTCCATCTATCTCTATCCGATGGCGCTTTCCTTCATCGTCACCGGCACGGCGTGGAAGTGGTTCCTCGATCCGGGCATCGGGCTCGAGGCGGTGATGCATTCCTGGGGCTGGACGAGTTTCCAGTTCAACTGGATCAAGTCGAACCAGATGGCGATCTACACCATCGTGATCGCCGCCGTCTGGCAGACCTCCGGCTTCGTCATGGCCATGTTCCTGGCGGGGCTGCGCGGCATCGATAACGAGGTGCTGAAGGCGGCACAGATCGACGGCGCCTCGAATTTTTCGCTCTATCGTCGGATCGTCATTCCGCAGCTTCGCCCGGCCTTCATGTCGGCGATCGTCGTGCTCGCCCATATGGCGATCAAGTCCTACGACCTCGTCAT
Protein-coding sequences here:
- a CDS encoding glycosyltransferase family 2 protein — protein: MKIIVLMGGDNLDIKGERYPLYMTEFNEELILERQIRSLQRLEPSQILFCVRAADIRKFNVDDVISQSAENAICVEVAGPTAGSVCTALLAAEHVDKQEEVVLVAADELIDADFATLVKGFRDAGQDAGVVSFRSVHPRYSFALLDENGAVREVAEKRPVSKHALASFYYFRSGHEFVQCAQSVVRKDRKINNAFYLSQTVNEMILRHGTVGIQFIENDKFHPLKTEMQLAQYINQLQEHREAWLH
- the choV gene encoding choline ABC transporter ATP-binding protein, giving the protein MANAVIFEDVNIVFGDRPMSALPLMDAGENRSEIQEKTGQVLGVHNCSLTVEEGELLVLMGLSGSGKSTLLRAVNRLNPVCRGRVLVNDGNEMIDVTGADKKTLRHIRLSRVSMVFQQFGLLPWRTVRDNVALGLEFAGLSRDERTKKATAQLELVGLKDWGDKLVGELSGGMQQRVGLARAFATEAPILLMDEPFSALDPLIRTRLQDELIELQKNLKRTIIFVSHDLDEAFKIGDRIAIMEGGRIVQCGTPSQIVRKPADAYVADFVANVNPLGVLRAADVMGEAPAPADAPTVNIHTKLADMMEALGNGAVLGVLDDAGKPAGSIRPSDVVTALNPANGLN
- a CDS encoding HAD family hydrolase yields the protein MAIKAVIFDMDGVLIEAKDWHYDALNRALGLFGYTIERYEHTTVYDGLPTRTKLKRLSIEKNLPAYLHGFINEMKQKYTMEIIYERCRPRFDHEYALSRLKQDGYSLAVASNSMRETVTLMMDKASLTPYLDFMLSNQDVKAPKPDPEIYAKAIERLGLKPKECLVVEDNPNGIQAAIGSGAHLLAVREVDDVNYENIKRRIAEIDAAARSVGSAA
- a CDS encoding cupin domain-containing protein, whose translation is MKTAQLEDMVKGWFIGNFDPSLCRTEDVEVAVKHYRKGDREDMHFHRIATEYTVIVSGRVRMNGKDYGAGDIVVMEPGEATDFECLEDETVNVVVKLPGATNDKYPGTLRA
- a CDS encoding WavE lipopolysaccharide synthesis family protein produces the protein MIDPKDITFVFQGAADKATLRESFAGIRRFFPGSTIILSTWSGTDVDGLDFDDLVLSEDPGYFFYSDRPGEKVNNVNRQIVGTAAGLAKAGTRYAMRMRTDFRLTGSNFLNFVGAYPDADPAYSVFSEKLLACCYFSRNPRSRTRFPFHPSDLAFFGPTDDLKALFDVPLMTEEEAYWDTDDRRYNRYTPEQYIFVNALRRMGRKVPCEYYNDDNMAAILETERYFASNFVFLTFDQFNLMPSKPTFLMKVHPNSFMTCYTHNEWLGLYRKHVDASVTIPEHDPEREKIERFYGPYRVCRLIGNVASLPFRNKVRRRAIRTGVLEFFLMPR
- a CDS encoding Gfo/Idh/MocA family protein encodes the protein MKWGLIGASTIASAHMIGAIRAQTGNTVEAVLSSDATRAREFAARHDIPHADTDLAVLLGRSQIDAVYISTTNEKHFAQAMAAIAAGKHVLCEKPLAMTVADARTMVEAARAAGLVFATNHHLRCSGAHRAAKAAIAEGRIGDVLSMRVFHAVMLPEKLRGWRIDNPAAGGGVIPDITVHDADTVRFYLDEDPQRVVAQALTSGLGKGVEDSVMSVWTMPSGIMVQSHESFTHPFAGSGLEIHGSKGSIFARNVMTQLPTGRVTLVTAEGERDLAYDSYDLYEFALAEFNRAVAGHGRPAADGIDGVKSLAVAMAVREAALSGRAVDADYGGY
- a CDS encoding phosphodiesterase; this encodes MEILSHRGLWETPEEKNAEIAFRRSFDLGFGTETDLRDHNGEIVIAHDMPSGNEIAFSHVLEIMAGRNLTLALNIKADGLSARVKDILAAYGHTNYFVFDMSVPDLVRQIADGMTAFTGLSDIQPNPPLLADCQGVWLDCFRSDWFGPGLIDGLIDEGKRVCVVSADLHKRDVEQQWSIIKLAKRLSSPALMLCTDVPQRAATYFGEAG
- a CDS encoding glycosyltransferase family 2 protein → MLNIVVPMAGRGSRFADAGYTDPKPLIDVHGKPMIQVVVENLTPEVPHRFIFICQNAHIRDYGLKEKLSALASDVEIIGIDHVTEGQASTVLLAEGLIDNDDPVMTANSDQYIDADINDYLAFMERGGYDGLIMTMKADDPKWSFVREEDGRIVETAEKRVISNDAAVGLFNFRKGSDLVRAAKQMIADDIRVNGEFYICPVYNQLIAEGRRIGHYSIGREYDGMYGLGIPYDLEFFLKHPVSERVR